In Actinomycetota bacterium, the DNA window GACGGTCGTGGGTGCCGGGCACGATGACCGTCCAGATTCCCTCGCGATCAAGGCGCTCCAGCTGGTATTGCACCTCGCCCGCGAGCGCCGCGGGGGGAAAGGGGGAGTCGAAGAGGTCGCCCGCGACGACCACCATGTCCACCTGGGTGGTGAGGGCGAGGTCCACCACGCGCGAGAAGGTCGCCTTGAGCTGCTCGCGCTGCTCCTTGCCGCGCGGCCCCAGGAAGCGGAAGGCCGCCCCCAGGTGCACGTCCGCGGTGTGCAGGATCCTCAACCCGGCCATGGTTCCTCCCTCGTCGCGACGGACGAGAACATTATAGATCAGGGCGTTATGGGGTCACATCTTCGATGTTCGATCCCGCCAGCCTATCGCCTTGTTGAGCCCGCTTCGCTTTCCCCCATCGCCTCGCAAGAAAACCCGCATCGAAGATGCCCCGTTGTTCAGTTCGCATCCAAGATCCCATTGGGATGGCGTTGGTCGAGAGCCTCCACCTGAGACCGAAGGCCCCGTAACGCATCGTCTTCTCCGATGTGACGATGTCCCATGTCCGGGGCTGACCCCATAGGCGGGTATAATGTCCGTATGGAACCTTACCTGTATGTCTTGGCCGTCCTGGCGGCCCTCCTGCTGGCAGTGGCCCTCGTTTATAACCGCATGATCCGCCTGCGTAACCGGGTGCGGCGTGCCTGGAAGGACATCGACGTGCAGTTGAGACTGCGCCACGACCTGGTCCCCGTCCTGGTATCGGTGGCGGAAGGATACGCCGCGCACGAGAGCCGGATGCTGGAGAGGGCCGCGCACCTGAGATCGGTAGCCCGGGCGGCCGCCGGGGTGAGGGAACGGGGAGCGCGCGAGCTGGACCTTGCGTCATCCCTTGCGGAGCTTTTCGCCCTGGGGGAGAGCTACCCCGATCTCAAGGCCGACGAGGCCTTCCAACGCCTCTTCCGGGAGTCGGTAACGGTGGAGAACCACCTCGCCGCGGCGCGCAAGTACTACAACGGCTGCGTGCGCGCCTACAACAACTTCATCCAGAGTTTTCCACAACTGATCCTCGCACGCCTCCTCCGCTTCCGTCCATCGGAATATTTCCAGGAGGGTGAGGGGCAGGATACCCCCGCCTGAGGGCCGCTTGCGAGCCCCCTCTACAGGCGCCGTTGCGCGCCGCGCCGGGTCGGTCTGCATCCAGGCGGCGGAACGCCCATCCTACATCCTACCCCTTGAGGGCCTGCCCCTTCTCCCTGCGCAGGGCGATGGAGGCGAGGAAGGAGGGCTCTATCACCAGGGCCGCGAAGCAGGCGCTGGCCAGGGCGATGGCGGTGATGATGCCGAACCTGCGCAGGATGCTGAGGCTGGAGATGGCGAGGATGAGGAAGGCCCCGCAGGTGGTCACGGCCGCGGAGATGAGGGCGACGCCCACATTGCGCACGCTGGAGTTGATGGCCTCCTCCGCCCCCAGCCCGTTGACGTAGA includes these proteins:
- a CDS encoding LemA family protein; this translates as MEPYLYVLAVLAALLLAVALVYNRMIRLRNRVRRAWKDIDVQLRLRHDLVPVLVSVAEGYAAHESRMLERAAHLRSVARAAAGVRERGARELDLASSLAELFALGESYPDLKADEAFQRLFRESVTVENHLAAARKYYNGCVRAYNNFIQSFPQLILARLLRFRPSEYFQEGEGQDTPA